In Massilia forsythiae, one DNA window encodes the following:
- the kynA gene encoding tryptophan 2,3-dioxygenase, whose protein sequence is MDPMDEGEQPPAPSPENAQWHGARMDFSQAMRYGDYLGLEQILSAQHPLSPDHNEMLFIVQHQTGELWIKLMLHELQAVRTLVAGGDLPPAFKMLARVARIMDQLVHAWDVLATMTPPEYSAIRPYLAASSGFQSFQYRELEFILGNKNPAMLAVHRDAPGQHARLERELHAPSIYDEAVRLLARSGLAVSPERLARDPGLPTAHDDSVMAAWLAVYRDPGHHWALYELAEKLVDLETAFRFWRFRHVSTVERIIGFKAGTGGTAGVSYLRKMLDVVLFPELFALRTKL, encoded by the coding sequence ATGGACCCCATGGACGAAGGCGAGCAGCCGCCGGCGCCGTCGCCGGAAAACGCGCAATGGCACGGCGCACGCATGGACTTCAGCCAGGCCATGCGCTACGGCGACTACCTGGGCCTGGAGCAGATCCTGTCGGCCCAGCACCCGCTGTCGCCGGACCACAACGAGATGCTGTTCATCGTCCAGCACCAGACGGGCGAACTGTGGATCAAGCTGATGCTGCACGAACTGCAGGCGGTGCGCACGCTGGTGGCCGGCGGCGACCTGCCGCCCGCCTTCAAGATGTTGGCGCGGGTGGCGCGCATCATGGACCAGCTGGTGCACGCCTGGGACGTGCTGGCCACCATGACCCCGCCCGAGTACAGCGCCATCCGGCCCTACCTGGCCGCGTCCTCCGGCTTCCAGTCGTTCCAGTACCGGGAACTCGAATTCATCCTCGGGAACAAGAACCCGGCCATGCTGGCGGTGCACCGGGATGCGCCCGGGCAGCACGCGCGCCTGGAACGCGAACTGCACGCGCCCTCGATCTACGACGAGGCGGTGCGGCTGCTGGCGCGTTCCGGACTGGCAGTGTCGCCCGAACGGCTGGCGCGCGACCCCGGCCTGCCCACGGCGCACGACGATTCGGTGATGGCGGCCTGGCTCGCCGTCTACCGCGACCCCGGGCATCACTGGGCGCTGTACGAGCTGGCCGAGAAGCTGGTCGACCTGGAGACCGCGTTCCGCTTCTGGCGCTTCCGCCACGTGTCGACGGTGGAGCGCATCATCGGCTTCAAGGCCGGCACCGGCGGCACCGCCGGCGTCAGCTACCTGCGCAAGATGCTGGACGTGGTGCTGTTTCCGGAACTGTTCGCGCTGCGCACGAAGCTGTAG
- the kynU gene encoding kynureninase encodes MDIAPTADRPSLPTTRADCLALDAADPLAPLRARFDLPEGVIYLDGNSLGARPRSALARAQDVVAREWGRDLIRSWNDAGWFELPKRLGDRLAPLIGAHAGEVVVTDTTSLNLFKALAAALAIQEERAPARKTIVTERANFPTDIYMADGLARWLDRGYGVRLVDTPEELEAAVDADCAVLMLTHVNYRDGRQHDMAALTAHAHANGALTVWDLAHSAGAVPIDLHGAGADFAVGCTYKYLNGGPGAPAFIWVPQRHQAAFSHPLTGWWSHAAPFAMAHGFAAADGIGRALCGTQPVVSLALVECGLDVFDATDMTALREKSLALTDLFIGLVERRCAGHRLTLVTPREHARRGSHVSFTHPHGYAVMAALIGRGVIGDYREPDIMRFGFTPLYTGFTDVWDAVETLRDILDGEGYDIHAARAAVT; translated from the coding sequence ATGGACATTGCCCCGACCGCCGACCGCCCTTCCCTGCCGACCACCCGCGCCGATTGCCTGGCGCTCGACGCCGCCGACCCGCTGGCGCCGCTGCGCGCGCGCTTCGACCTGCCCGAGGGCGTGATCTACCTGGACGGCAATTCGCTCGGCGCGCGTCCGCGCAGCGCCCTGGCGCGCGCCCAGGACGTGGTGGCGCGCGAATGGGGCCGCGACCTGATCCGCAGCTGGAACGACGCCGGCTGGTTCGAGCTGCCCAAGCGCCTGGGCGATCGCCTGGCGCCGCTGATCGGCGCGCATGCCGGCGAAGTCGTGGTCACCGACACCACCTCGCTCAACCTGTTCAAGGCGCTGGCGGCAGCGCTGGCAATCCAGGAGGAACGCGCACCGGCGCGCAAGACCATCGTCACCGAGCGCGCCAACTTCCCGACCGACATCTACATGGCCGACGGCCTGGCGCGCTGGCTCGACCGCGGCTACGGCGTGCGCCTGGTCGACACCCCGGAGGAGCTGGAAGCGGCGGTGGACGCCGATTGTGCCGTGCTGATGCTCACCCACGTGAACTACCGCGACGGGCGCCAGCACGACATGGCCGCCCTCACCGCCCACGCCCACGCCAACGGCGCCTTGACGGTATGGGACCTGGCCCACTCGGCCGGCGCGGTGCCGATCGACCTGCACGGCGCCGGGGCCGACTTCGCGGTCGGCTGCACCTATAAATACCTGAATGGCGGACCGGGCGCGCCGGCCTTTATCTGGGTGCCGCAGCGCCACCAGGCCGCGTTCAGCCACCCGCTTACCGGCTGGTGGAGCCACGCGGCGCCGTTCGCGATGGCGCATGGCTTCGCCGCAGCCGACGGCATCGGGCGCGCGCTGTGCGGCACCCAGCCGGTGGTGTCGCTGGCGCTGGTCGAGTGCGGCCTGGACGTGTTCGACGCCACCGACATGACTGCGCTGCGCGAAAAATCGCTGGCGCTGACCGACCTGTTCATCGGCCTGGTCGAACGCCGCTGCGCCGGGCACCGGTTGACACTGGTCACGCCGCGCGAGCATGCACGGCGCGGCAGCCACGTCAGCTTCACCCATCCGCACGGCTACGCGGTGATGGCGGCGCTGATCGGGCGCGGCGTGATCGGCGACTACCGCGAGCCGGACATCATGCGCTTCGGCTTCACCCCGCTGTACACCGGCTTCACCGACGTCTGGGACGCGGTCGAGACCCTGCGCGATATCCTCGACGGCGAAGGCTACGATATCCACGCCGCGCGCGCGGCGGTGACCTAG
- the flhD gene encoding flagellar transcriptional regulator FlhD gives MTANDMMAEIRDANLSYLMLAQQMIRADKVTAIFRLGISADIAELIEGMSNAQILKLAGGNMMLARFRFDDSAILGMLTSHSKDRALAQSHAAILMAGQPAEEIA, from the coding sequence ATGACTGCGAACGACATGATGGCTGAAATTCGTGATGCGAACCTGAGCTACCTGATGCTGGCCCAGCAGATGATTCGCGCCGACAAGGTCACGGCGATCTTCCGGCTTGGCATCTCGGCCGACATTGCCGAACTAATCGAAGGCATGAGCAATGCCCAGATCCTGAAGCTGGCCGGCGGCAACATGATGCTGGCGCGCTTCCGCTTCGACGATTCGGCGATCCTGGGCATGCTCACCAGCCACAGCAAGGACCGCGCCCTGGCGCAGTCGCACGCCGCCATCCTGATGGCCGGCCAGCCCGCCGAAGAAATCGCCTAA
- the flhC gene encoding flagellar transcriptional regulator FlhC: protein MSKKSVVSEAQEIQLAIELIQLGARLQLLENEVSLSRERLIKLYKELKGVSPPKGMLPFSTDWFLTWQPNIHSSLYINIYKFLVDNAGATGIQAIMKSYQLYLEQMPPEPGEEPLLSLTRAWTLVRFFQGNMLMVAPCSKCQGKFVVNALDLNDNYQCGLCHMPSRAGKTRKAKDAAAQAGGN from the coding sequence ATGAGCAAGAAAAGCGTCGTGTCCGAAGCCCAGGAAATCCAGCTGGCCATCGAACTGATCCAGCTGGGCGCCCGTCTCCAGCTGCTGGAGAACGAAGTCTCGCTGTCGCGCGAACGCTTGATCAAGCTGTACAAGGAACTCAAGGGCGTGTCGCCGCCGAAGGGCATGCTGCCGTTCTCGACCGACTGGTTCCTGACCTGGCAGCCGAACATCCATTCCTCGCTGTACATCAATATTTATAAATTCCTGGTCGACAACGCCGGCGCCACCGGCATCCAGGCGATCATGAAGTCCTACCAGCTGTACCTGGAGCAGATGCCGCCGGAGCCGGGCGAGGAGCCCTTGCTGTCGCTGACGCGCGCCTGGACCCTGGTGCGTTTCTTCCAAGGAAACATGCTGATGGTGGCGCCGTGTTCCAAGTGCCAGGGCAAGTTCGTGGTCAACGCGCTCGACCTGAACGACAATTACCAGTGCGGCCTGTGCCACATGCCCTCGCGCGCCGGCAAGACGCGCAAGGCCAAGGACGCCGCCGCCCAGGCTGGCGGCAACTGA
- a CDS encoding class I SAM-dependent methyltransferase has translation MNASRLRRILAAPALRALLLQMLAFPLTLAAVWLLARAGMAPQPLGVALLQGAGAALLSWRAGLARWWLAIQFVFPSALLLAQDGARGLALPPALFLVVFLLLVLVYWSTFRTQVPYYPSGRAVRDVVAGLLPQERPAAAIDIGSGLGGLVLDLARRRPDCRIDGIELAPLPWLASRLRARLEGSRARFLRGDYDDLDFGSYDLVFAYLSPAAMAALWRKASAEMQPGSVLVSYEFIIVDRAPDWHLVIESTHKNVYVWHF, from the coding sequence ATGAACGCGTCGCGCCTGCGCCGTATCCTGGCGGCGCCCGCCCTGCGCGCACTGCTGCTGCAAATGCTGGCGTTTCCCTTGACGCTGGCCGCGGTATGGCTGCTGGCGCGCGCCGGCATGGCGCCGCAGCCGCTGGGCGTGGCGCTGCTGCAGGGCGCCGGGGCTGCGTTGCTGTCCTGGCGCGCCGGCCTGGCGCGCTGGTGGCTTGCGATCCAGTTCGTCTTCCCATCCGCCTTGCTGCTGGCGCAGGATGGCGCGCGCGGCCTGGCGCTGCCGCCGGCACTGTTCCTGGTTGTGTTCCTGCTGCTGGTGCTGGTGTACTGGTCGACCTTCCGCACGCAAGTGCCGTACTACCCGTCCGGACGCGCGGTGCGCGACGTGGTCGCCGGCCTGCTGCCCCAGGAGCGGCCGGCGGCGGCGATCGACATCGGCAGCGGCCTCGGCGGCCTCGTGCTGGACCTGGCGCGGCGCCGTCCCGATTGCCGCATCGACGGCATCGAGCTGGCGCCGCTGCCATGGCTGGCCAGCCGCCTGCGCGCGCGCCTCGAAGGCAGCCGCGCGCGCTTCCTGCGCGGTGACTACGACGACCTCGACTTCGGCAGCTACGACCTGGTGTTCGCCTACCTGTCGCCGGCAGCAATGGCGGCGCTGTGGCGCAAGGCCAGCGCCGAGATGCAGCCCGGCAGTGTGCTTGTTAGTTACGAATTCATTATTGTCGATAGGGCACCGGATTGGCATTTGGTTATCGAAAGTACCCATAAAAATGTTTACGTATGGCACTTTTGA
- the motA gene encoding flagellar motor stator protein MotA: MFVIIGYIVVIGAVFGGYAATGAHLAVLWQPLELVMIFGAALGAFFVGNTPKAVKATMKALPTVFKGSKFTRDMYMELMSLLFDVLSKVRKEGLMSIEGDIESPEQSPVFSKYPAVLADHHIVEFITDYLRLMVSGNMDAFQIENLMDNEIETHHHEGALPAQCIAKLGDGLPAFGIVAAVMGVVHTMESVGMPPAELGILIAHALVGTFLGILLAYGFVGPLSGLLEQKLEESTKMFQTVKVTLLASLNGYAPALSVEFGRKVLYSTERPTFAELEDHIKKAKSK, from the coding sequence GTGTTTGTCATTATTGGTTACATCGTCGTCATAGGCGCCGTGTTCGGCGGCTATGCCGCAACCGGCGCCCACCTGGCCGTGTTGTGGCAGCCGCTGGAGCTGGTCATGATCTTCGGCGCCGCGCTCGGCGCGTTTTTCGTGGGCAATACCCCGAAAGCGGTCAAGGCGACCATGAAGGCGCTGCCGACCGTGTTCAAGGGCTCCAAATTCACGCGCGACATGTACATGGAATTGATGTCGCTGTTGTTCGACGTGCTGTCCAAGGTGCGCAAGGAAGGCTTGATGTCGATCGAAGGCGACATCGAAAGCCCGGAACAGAGCCCGGTGTTCTCGAAGTACCCGGCCGTGCTGGCCGACCACCACATCGTCGAATTCATCACCGATTACTTGCGGTTGATGGTATCCGGCAACATGGACGCCTTCCAGATCGAGAACCTGATGGACAACGAAATCGAGACCCACCATCATGAGGGAGCGCTCCCGGCCCAGTGTATCGCCAAGCTGGGCGACGGCCTGCCGGCCTTCGGCATCGTGGCGGCGGTGATGGGCGTGGTGCACACGATGGAATCGGTGGGCATGCCGCCGGCCGAGCTGGGCATCCTGATCGCGCACGCGCTGGTCGGCACCTTCCTCGGCATCCTGCTGGCCTACGGCTTCGTCGGTCCGTTGTCGGGCCTGCTGGAACAGAAACTGGAGGAATCCACCAAGATGTTCCAGACCGTGAAGGTGACGCTGCTGGCCAGCCTGAACGGCTACGCCCCGGCGCTGTCCGTCGAATTCGGCCGCAAGGTGCTGTACTCGACCGAGCGTCCGACCTTTGCCGAACTGGAAGACCACATCAAGAAGGCCAAGAGCAAATAA
- the motB gene encoding flagellar motor protein MotB yields the protein MADEGQRPIIVKRIKKGGHGHHGGAWKIAYADFVTAMMAFFLLMWLLGSTTKGDMEGIASFFKTPLKVALQGGSGAGDATSILQGGGQDLTRRNGQVKKGEVTPDKKVYDMKAARAAVERAEAERLQTLKERIQATIEANPVLKKYKNQLLLDITSEGLRIQIVDEKNRPMFESARAELQPYTRDILDVLALVLNDVPNKLSLSGHTDSTPYMTESGYSNWELSADRANASRRELVRGGLADAKVLRVVGLAGVNHLDRKDPFNPVNRRISILVMNKRTEEGLLRDGVALDVPGDDADAAVKAVASATGGGIAPAEAAAAPAAPAAAGK from the coding sequence ATGGCTGACGAAGGCCAGCGCCCGATCATCGTCAAGCGCATCAAGAAGGGCGGCCACGGCCACCACGGCGGCGCCTGGAAGATCGCCTATGCCGACTTCGTGACGGCGATGATGGCGTTCTTCCTGCTCATGTGGCTGCTCGGCTCGACCACCAAGGGCGACATGGAAGGCATCGCCAGCTTCTTCAAGACGCCGCTGAAGGTGGCCTTGCAGGGCGGTTCCGGCGCCGGCGACGCCACCTCGATCCTGCAGGGCGGCGGCCAGGACCTGACCCGGCGCAACGGCCAGGTCAAGAAGGGCGAAGTCACCCCCGACAAGAAGGTCTACGACATGAAGGCGGCGCGCGCCGCGGTCGAGCGCGCCGAAGCGGAGCGCCTGCAGACGCTGAAGGAGCGCATCCAGGCCACCATCGAGGCCAACCCGGTGCTGAAGAAGTACAAGAACCAGCTGCTGCTGGACATCACCAGCGAAGGCCTGCGCATCCAGATCGTCGACGAAAAGAACCGTCCGATGTTCGAGAGCGCGCGCGCCGAGCTGCAGCCGTACACGCGCGACATCCTGGACGTGCTGGCGTTGGTGCTGAACGACGTGCCGAACAAGCTGAGCCTGTCCGGCCACACCGATTCCACGCCCTACATGACCGAGAGCGGCTACAGCAACTGGGAATTGTCGGCCGACCGCGCCAACGCCTCGCGCCGCGAACTGGTGCGCGGCGGCCTGGCCGACGCCAAGGTGCTGCGCGTGGTGGGCCTGGCCGGCGTCAACCACCTGGACCGCAAGGACCCGTTCAATCCGGTCAACCGCCGCATCAGCATCCTGGTGATGAACAAGCGTACCGAGGAAGGCTTGCTGCGCGACGGCGTGGCGCTCGACGTGCCGGGCGACGATGCCGACGCAGCGGTGAAGGCGGTGGCGTCGGCGACGGGCGGCGGCATCGCGCCTGCTGAGGCAGCGGCAGCCCCGGCGGCGCCGGCCGCGGCCGGGAAGTAG
- a CDS encoding chemotaxis protein translates to MTRKKILGSRVKRLLSGVSDHGRRHLVEVETDLVQTNLLLEEAIVKLTASFMAIHQAVETRQDAIDRLLAGAAPSADDVAALGGMSAEIARHVNGAVTGMQFQDMTSQLLDRTLRRVSGLRAFLATLNAHGAGIVPESDSEEIVERLGQVGSALALQSIALRGMLRKSVEQRQLESGDVELF, encoded by the coding sequence ATGACAAGGAAAAAGATTCTCGGCTCCCGCGTCAAGCGCCTGCTGTCGGGCGTGTCCGACCATGGCCGGCGCCACCTGGTCGAGGTCGAGACCGACCTGGTGCAGACCAACCTGCTGCTCGAGGAGGCGATCGTCAAGCTGACCGCCAGCTTCATGGCGATCCACCAGGCGGTGGAGACGCGCCAGGACGCGATCGACCGCCTGCTGGCGGGCGCCGCACCGAGCGCCGACGATGTCGCCGCGCTGGGCGGCATGTCCGCCGAGATCGCGCGCCACGTGAACGGCGCCGTCACCGGCATGCAGTTCCAGGACATGACCAGCCAGCTGCTCGACCGCACGCTGCGCCGCGTGAGCGGCCTGCGCGCCTTCCTGGCGACGCTGAACGCGCACGGCGCCGGCATCGTGCCCGAGAGCGACAGCGAGGAAATCGTCGAGCGCCTGGGGCAGGTCGGCAGCGCGCTGGCGCTGCAGTCGATCGCGCTGCGCGGCATGCTGCGCAAGTCGGTGGAACAGCGGCAACTGGAAAGCGGGGATGTGGAGTTGTTCTAA
- a CDS encoding response regulator, with translation MAKTILAVDDSSSLRQMVAFSLKAAGYQVVEAVDGQDGLDKARQQTVDLVLTDQNMPKMDGLTLIKSLRGMPAYAKVPILMLTTESSDEMKARGRAAGANGWLVKPFDPQRLIEVVKKVIG, from the coding sequence ATGGCAAAAACAATTCTCGCGGTCGACGATTCGAGCTCGCTGCGCCAGATGGTGGCGTTCAGCCTGAAGGCGGCCGGCTACCAGGTGGTGGAGGCGGTCGACGGCCAGGATGGGCTGGACAAGGCGCGCCAGCAGACCGTCGACCTGGTCCTGACCGACCAGAACATGCCGAAGATGGATGGCCTCACGCTGATCAAGTCGCTGCGCGGCATGCCGGCCTATGCCAAGGTGCCGATCCTGATGCTGACCACCGAATCGTCCGACGAGATGAAGGCCAGGGGCCGCGCCGCCGGCGCCAACGGCTGGCTGGTCAAGCCCTTCGATCCGCAGCGCCTGATCGAGGTCGTCAAGAAGGTCATTGGATAA
- the cheA gene encoding chemotaxis protein CheA translates to MSIDISQFYQVFFDEAEELLAEKERLLLAVDPAAPDAEDLNAIFRTAHSIKGGASTFGLNDMSEVTHVLESLLDRIRKGEMALTAQHVDAFLSAKDILKMQLDGHRHGAAVDQDAVANVRMVLHDLSQGVVPVHHATVPSFLHAEHKQAVAEGAHRYKIELPDLPQRDVNALVDELGLMGRVSVVPLAGGRSALVITTHESLDDIVAICSFVLDPDDLKVFEAPPLTPEQRAIEAAERARIEDAQGYGFFDPVEPDAGAAAHAAEPSDDERGYGFFQPIEQIRREAGIADVPQEAAKAASAQARAEAQEAEALEKKAAKKAAEAAHAHAEAGSIRVSIEKVDQLINLVGEMVITQAMIEQRSDGLDPMLHERLLQSVSQLTRNTRALQEAVMSIRMMPMDFVFSRFPRMVRDLAGKLGKKVDFITHGAATELDKGLIERIVDPLTHLVRNSIDHGIELPAARVKAGKSESGRLFLSAAHQGGNIVIEVADDGAGLNREKILAKAAANGLPVSNAMSDAEVWQLIFAPGFSTAEIVTDVSGRGVGMDVVKRNITALGGSIDIRSAQGFGTTILISLPLTLAILDGMSIRCGDEIYILPLGFVVESLQPLPSDVKEIAGQGRVVKVRGEYLPLIPLHQMFNIEPHCTDPTEGILVILETEGRKAALFVDELVGQQQVVVKNLESNYRKVAGISGATILGDGGVALILDVAALLRSARQLTDDAVTL, encoded by the coding sequence ATGAGCATCGACATCAGCCAGTTCTACCAGGTCTTTTTCGACGAGGCGGAAGAACTCCTCGCCGAGAAGGAGCGTCTGCTGCTGGCCGTCGATCCCGCCGCGCCCGACGCGGAAGACCTGAACGCGATCTTCCGCACCGCCCATTCGATCAAGGGCGGCGCCTCGACCTTCGGCCTGAACGACATGAGCGAAGTGACCCACGTGCTGGAGTCGCTGCTCGACCGCATCCGCAAGGGCGAGATGGCGCTCACCGCGCAGCACGTGGACGCCTTCCTGTCGGCCAAGGACATCCTCAAGATGCAGCTCGACGGCCACCGCCACGGCGCCGCCGTCGACCAGGATGCCGTCGCCAACGTGCGCATGGTGCTGCACGACCTGTCGCAGGGCGTGGTGCCGGTGCACCACGCCACCGTGCCGTCGTTCCTGCATGCCGAGCACAAGCAGGCCGTGGCCGAAGGCGCGCACCGCTACAAGATCGAACTGCCCGACCTGCCGCAGCGCGATGTGAACGCGCTGGTCGACGAACTCGGGCTGATGGGACGGGTGTCGGTGGTGCCGCTCGCGGGCGGACGCAGCGCGCTGGTCATCACCACCCACGAAAGCCTGGACGACATCGTCGCCATCTGCTCGTTCGTGCTCGATCCGGACGACCTCAAGGTGTTCGAGGCGCCGCCCTTGACGCCCGAGCAACGCGCCATCGAGGCTGCCGAACGCGCCCGCATCGAGGACGCGCAGGGCTACGGCTTCTTCGACCCGGTCGAGCCCGATGCCGGCGCCGCCGCACATGCGGCCGAACCGTCCGACGACGAGCGCGGCTACGGCTTCTTCCAGCCGATCGAGCAGATCCGGCGCGAGGCCGGCATCGCCGATGTGCCGCAAGAGGCGGCGAAGGCGGCGTCCGCACAGGCGCGCGCCGAGGCGCAGGAAGCCGAAGCGCTCGAGAAAAAGGCGGCGAAGAAGGCGGCGGAAGCGGCCCATGCGCACGCCGAAGCGGGCTCGATCCGCGTGTCGATCGAAAAGGTCGACCAGCTGATCAACCTGGTCGGCGAGATGGTGATCACGCAAGCCATGATCGAGCAGAGAAGCGACGGCCTCGACCCGATGCTGCACGAGCGCCTGCTGCAATCGGTGTCGCAGCTGACCCGCAACACGCGCGCGCTGCAGGAAGCGGTGATGTCGATCCGCATGATGCCGATGGATTTCGTGTTCTCGCGCTTTCCGCGCATGGTGCGCGACCTGGCCGGCAAGCTGGGCAAGAAGGTCGACTTCATCACCCACGGCGCGGCCACCGAACTGGACAAGGGCCTGATCGAGCGCATCGTCGATCCGCTGACGCACCTGGTGCGCAACAGCATCGACCACGGCATCGAACTGCCGGCCGCGCGCGTCAAGGCCGGCAAGTCGGAGTCGGGGCGCCTGTTCCTGTCGGCCGCGCACCAGGGCGGCAACATCGTGATCGAGGTGGCTGACGACGGCGCCGGCCTGAACCGCGAAAAGATCCTGGCCAAGGCCGCCGCCAACGGCTTGCCGGTATCGAACGCCATGAGCGATGCCGAGGTCTGGCAGCTGATCTTCGCGCCCGGCTTCTCGACCGCGGAAATCGTCACCGACGTCTCCGGGCGCGGGGTCGGCATGGACGTCGTCAAGCGCAACATCACGGCGCTGGGCGGCAGCATCGACATCCGCTCGGCCCAGGGCTTCGGCACCACCATCCTGATCTCGCTGCCGCTGACGCTGGCGATCCTGGACGGCATGTCGATCCGCTGCGGCGACGAGATCTACATCCTGCCGCTGGGCTTCGTGGTCGAGTCGCTGCAGCCTTTGCCCTCCGACGTCAAGGAGATCGCCGGCCAGGGCCGCGTGGTCAAGGTGCGCGGCGAGTACCTGCCGCTGATCCCGCTGCACCAGATGTTCAACATCGAGCCGCACTGCACCGACCCCACCGAGGGCATCCTGGTGATCCTCGAGACCGAAGGGCGCAAGGCCGCGCTGTTCGTCGACGAGCTGGTCGGCCAGCAGCAGGTGGTGGTGAAGAACCTCGAATCGAATTACCGCAAGGTGGCCGGCATCTCCGGCGCCACCATCCTGGGCGACGGCGGCGTGGCCCTGATCCTGGACGTGGCCGCGCTGCTGCGCTCGGCCCGCCAGCTGACCGACGACGCCGTCACCCTGTAA
- a CDS encoding chemotaxis protein CheW, producing the protein MSTHLTIKNDAHDGSGSEYLAFTLGSEEYGIDILKVQEIRGYEAVTRIANAPEFIKGVINLRGIIIPVVDMRIKFKLGTPTYDQFTVVIILNIGGRIMGMVVDSVSDVTTLTPDQIKPAPDMGSAFSADYLVGLGTVDERMLILIDIDKLMSSSEMGLIDKMAA; encoded by the coding sequence ATGTCCACACATCTGACCATCAAGAACGACGCCCACGACGGCAGCGGCAGCGAATACCTGGCCTTCACCCTCGGCTCCGAGGAATACGGCATCGACATCCTGAAGGTGCAGGAAATCCGCGGCTACGAAGCCGTGACCCGCATCGCCAACGCGCCGGAATTCATCAAGGGCGTGATCAACCTGCGCGGCATCATCATCCCGGTGGTCGACATGCGCATCAAGTTCAAGCTCGGCACCCCGACCTACGACCAGTTCACGGTCGTGATCATCCTGAACATCGGCGGGCGCATCATGGGCATGGTGGTCGACAGCGTGTCCGACGTGACCACGCTGACCCCGGACCAGATCAAGCCGGCGCCGGACATGGGCAGCGCCTTCAGCGCCGACTACCTGGTCGGGCTGGGCACCGTCGACGAGCGCATGCTGATCCTGATCGACATCGACAAGCTGATGTCGTCCAGCGAGATGGGCCTGATCGACAAGATGGCGGCGTAA
- a CDS encoding CheR family methyltransferase: MPLTSKQETGKEFEFTRHDFERVRGLIYQRAGISLADSKQEMVYSRLARRLRATGIASFATYLDGLEGGHMGGEWESFTNALTTNLTSFFREAHHFPLLAEHASRARRDKAAPFTVWCSASSTGEEPYSIAMTLCEAFGSATPPVQIVATDIDTNVLATAAAGVYPMERVDKLEPERLRRFFLKGKGAQQGMVRVRPELRNLVSFRQLNLLADGWDVKGPYDAIFCRNVMIYFDKATQRKILSRFVPLMKPDALLFAGHSENFLYVSDALRLRGKTVYELAQA, from the coding sequence GTGCCGCTGACAAGCAAGCAGGAAACCGGCAAGGAATTCGAATTCACGCGCCACGACTTCGAGCGCGTGCGCGGGCTGATCTACCAGCGCGCCGGCATTTCGCTGGCCGACAGCAAGCAGGAAATGGTCTACAGCCGCCTGGCGCGCCGCCTGCGCGCCACCGGCATCGCCTCGTTCGCGACCTACCTGGACGGCCTGGAAGGCGGCCACATGGGCGGCGAGTGGGAATCGTTCACCAACGCGCTCACCACCAACCTGACCTCGTTCTTCCGCGAGGCCCATCACTTCCCGCTGCTGGCCGAGCATGCGTCCAGGGCGCGCCGCGACAAAGCGGCGCCGTTCACCGTCTGGTGCTCGGCCAGTTCCACCGGCGAAGAGCCGTACTCGATCGCGATGACGCTGTGCGAAGCCTTCGGCAGCGCCACGCCGCCCGTGCAGATCGTCGCCACCGACATCGACACCAACGTGCTGGCCACGGCCGCCGCCGGCGTGTATCCGATGGAGCGCGTCGACAAGCTGGAGCCGGAACGCCTGCGCCGCTTCTTCCTGAAGGGGAAGGGCGCCCAGCAGGGCATGGTGCGGGTGCGCCCGGAACTGCGCAACCTGGTCAGCTTCCGCCAGCTGAACCTGCTGGCCGACGGCTGGGACGTGAAGGGGCCGTACGACGCGATCTTTTGCCGCAACGTGATGATCTACTTCGACAAGGCCACCCAGCGCAAGATCCTGTCGCGCTTCGTGCCGCTGATGAAGCCGGATGCGCTGCTGTTCGCCGGGCACTCGGAGAACTTCCTGTATGTGTCCGACGCGCTGCGCCTGCGCGGCAAGACGGTGTACGAACTGGCCCAGGCCTAG